ATGAACACCCCTGAGCAACAGTGTGTCTCCCAACTGGCATTACGTGGCGTTTGAGCCAGTCCAGCACAATTGAGCAAAGCTCAATCCGGCAACTGGAAAAAGAGTGGTCGGCCTCCAGCACAACATCATCAACGGAGGACGATCCAGCTTCCAGCAAAGCGGCAGCGAGCGGATGCTGGTGTTCTTCTACCGGCAACTCCCAATCGTGCGTGGCGCCCACCATCAAAACAGGACGATCACGAAGCGCGTCGATTTGAGCAAGCAGGTCAAATTGGTCCGCGTGCTCCAGCAACTCCTCCAAAAGAAACTCCGCGCTCTTGGCGCGAATCGGCCGGCCCTCCCCAACAGTGGCTTGCAGGTACTTGAGCCAGGCAACGCGCTCCTGTGTGTCGGTCTTGTAGAGTTTGGCGTCCGCGCCCATGTTCTCAAGGCCCATCGCCACCGCAGCGCACACCCCCGGCTCACTCGCTGCCACGTAAATCGAAAGCCAGGCGCCAAGGCTGTGGCCAGCAAGCACGATGCGTTCAGGGTCCACGCGGTAGCCCGCTCTTGCTGAAGACGACCTCAAAAATCGGATTGCCGCCAGCACATCTTCAACCGAATTCTTCCAGGAGAAC
Above is a window of Terriglobales bacterium DNA encoding:
- a CDS encoding alpha/beta fold hydrolase; amino-acid sequence: MQSIRHEPVNADGPAIANLPDTDSQHPAAMVELAIPVAGTQMNGHIYLAAGEGPHPTVILLHGYPGNERGLDLAQFLRRDGMNVLFFHYRGAWGSGGLFSWKNSVEDVLAAIRFLRSSSARAGYRVDPERIVLAGHSLGAWLSIYVAASEPGVCAAVAMGLENMGADAKLYKTDTQERVAWLKYLQATVGEGRPIRAKSAEFLLEELLEHADQFDLLAQIDALRDRPVLMVGATHDWELPVEEHQHPLAAALLEAGSSSVDDVVLEADHSFSSCRIELCSIVLDWLKRHVMPVGRHTVAQGCS